A window of the bacterium genome harbors these coding sequences:
- a CDS encoding fucose isomerase — FGDERGIADTIRYSQLDVPVFVHAFPDEIDKMDVSNRRDSFCGKISICNIFYQYGIKFTLSSFHTLTLDEEFKKEIDNFIKICRILKNLKNLKIGAIGTRPVAFKTVRYSEKILENNGISVDTIDLSEIFSKIDKIQNNDIKVKDEFEQLKNYADTSLISDQAIIKMAKFKIVIENWIREYDIKTVAIQCWNSIEENYGIAPCIVMSYLSNYLIPSACEVDITGALGMYILQIASEKPSAIVDWNNNYKNEKDKCVLFHCSNFPISFFEENKIVSSEIIKSSVGEENAYGSIIGKIKAGHFTFLRLSTDDIKGEIKAYTGEGEITEEKVKTFGGYGVAEIKNLQKLLKFICENGFEHHTCINFSNVSNIIYEALKKYKKWDIYKND, encoded by the coding sequence TTTGGGGATGAAAGAGGGATTGCAGATACAATAAGATATTCTCAACTTGATGTTCCTGTTTTTGTCCATGCATTTCCAGATGAGATTGATAAAATGGATGTTTCAAATAGAAGAGATAGTTTTTGCGGTAAAATTTCAATTTGTAATATTTTTTATCAATATGGAATAAAATTTACTTTATCCTCGTTTCATACATTAACTCTTGATGAAGAGTTCAAAAAAGAAATAGATAATTTTATTAAAATATGTAGGATTTTAAAAAATCTAAAAAACTTAAAAATTGGAGCAATTGGAACAAGACCTGTTGCTTTTAAGACAGTAAGATATAGTGAGAAAATACTTGAAAATAATGGTATAAGTGTAGATACAATTGACCTTTCAGAAATTTTTTCAAAGATAGATAAAATTCAAAACAATGATATAAAAGTTAAAGATGAATTTGAACAACTTAAAAATTATGCAGATACAAGTTTAATTTCAGACCAGGCAATTATAAAAATGGCAAAATTCAAAATTGTCATTGAGAACTGGATAAGAGAATATGATATAAAAACAGTTGCAATTCAATGTTGGAATTCAATAGAAGAAAATTATGGAATTGCTCCTTGCATAGTTATGAGTTATCTTTCAAACTATCTTATTCCTTCTGCTTGTGAGGTTGATATTACTGGTGCTTTAGGTATGTATATTTTACAAATTGCATCAGAAAAACCTTCTGCAATAGTTGATTGGAATAACAATTATAAAAACGAAAAAGATAAATGTGTCCTTTTTCATTGTAGCAATTTTCCTATATCATTTTTTGAGGAAAACAAAATTGTAAGTTCAGAAATAATAAAATCAAGTGTTGGTGAAGAAAATGCTTATGGGTCAATTATTGGGAAAATAAAAGCAGGACATTTTACTTTTTTAAGATTATCAACAGACGATATAAAAGGAGAAATTAAGGCATATACAGGGGAAGGAGAAATCACAGAAGAAAAGGTTAAAACATTTGGTGGTTATGGTGTTGCAGAAATTAAAAACCTTCAAAAATTATTAAAATTTATATGTGAAAATGGATTTGAACATCATACCTGTATAAATTTCTCAAATGTTTCAAATATTATTTATGAAGCATTAAAAAAATATAAAAAATGGGATATATATAAAAATGACTAA